The nucleotide window TGGCGGTTTTTTTCTTCTCCAACCCGTCTGAATTCGCCCTCCTGAAGCACGCGTAGCAGTTTGCCCTGAAGTTCCAGAGGAATTTCTGCAATTTCATCAAGAAAAAGGGTGCCGCCATCCGCAATCTGGAAAAACCCCATGCGGTCGTTGATGGCTCCGGTAAATGCCCCTTTTACATGACCAAAAAATTCGCTTTCAAACAAGTGGTGCGGAATGGCGGCGCAGTTGATTTTTATGAAAGGATTATTCTTTCTTTGGCTGTGCTTGTGCACTTCATGCGCTACCAGTTCTTTACCCGTACCGGATGCGCCCTGGATAAGCACGGTAGCTTCTGTTTTGCTGACAATGAAAATTTGTTCGCGAATTTCCTTGATGGCCGCACTTTCGCCTATGATGCCCGTGAACTGCCGCGCTTCGTAAAGTTCCTCGCGCAGATGGGCATTTTCCAGTTCTTTCCGCAGCGTTATGGATCGGCTTATTTCAAAAAGCCGGGCGTTGGTGATGGCATACGCAATGTGATCGGCCACCATGCGCAACATCTCCATAGCGCCTTGCGCCAGTGTCGCACGAGAAAAAAGTGCGATGACTCCGATGGTTTCACCACGGCACACCAGAGGTTGCCCGGCAAAGCTCACAATGCCCTCTGCTTTCATCCACGCTGGACTGGCTATCCAGTCTTCGTTTCCTTCAATGTGCGAAACCTCAAGGGGATTGTTGGTCATGGCTATGGCCCCGACCTTTCTGTAGCCCAAGGGGAAGCGGTAGAAGTTTGACTGCTCCGTCTGGGTCCAGATTTGCCCGTCAACACGGGATTGCCCGTAGCTTGCCTTGAGGTGCAAGCAATGCCCTCGGCTCGCGCAGACGGCCTTGTCCACGCAAGTGGGGCAGCCGTCGTCGGGTTCCAGAAGCCATATGCGCACAAGGGCAGAGTCACGCGCGGTTCCCAGGCTTTTGACCACCAGGGAAAGCACTTCCTCCACAGCCTGCTGCTGCGCGAGTTCCAGAAGGAGCGTTTTGATGTCTCTGTTTCCGAGGATAATCATGGCTGCATAACGGGTGGCTAAAGCTCGAGGTTGGCTGTGGAACAATACGGGGCAGCGTATGGCCCTTTTCTATAGCTGGCTTGATGCCGGACATCCAGTGGCATTTTATTGCTTCAGCGGCCTTGTCTGCGTTGGGGAATCCCCGGCAGCCGCACAGTAATCGTATGATGTCTGTGCCAGCTCGTTGGAGGTCAGCCTCAAAGGCCACGCCGGGCGCTGAGTATAGCCACAGAGCCATCTTGTGGCAACGTGCTGTATTTCTTCGGGGGCTCAAAGGAATAATGAATTTGACCGCTTTTTTACCGTGTGTTGCGGTTTACTTGCCTACTGCCCTGATCTTGAACCTGACCACACGCTAACTACCTTCATCGCGTCAGATGGTTTTAAGGCGCTATTGCTTCAATATAATTCTCTTTGCTCTGTCTTGTTTTTTGCAGGGCAGCAGCCGTTTAACAGGTTTGTTTTCAGTTTGTGTGGGGAATCGCGTAGAAAAAGAAAGACGGGTTACAGAGCA belongs to Desulfovibrio intestinalis and includes:
- a CDS encoding sigma-54-dependent Fis family transcriptional regulator, with the protein product MIILGNRDIKTLLLELAQQQAVEEVLSLVVKSLGTARDSALVRIWLLEPDDGCPTCVDKAVCASRGHCLHLKASYGQSRVDGQIWTQTEQSNFYRFPLGYRKVGAIAMTNNPLEVSHIEGNEDWIASPAWMKAEGIVSFAGQPLVCRGETIGVIALFSRATLAQGAMEMLRMVADHIAYAITNARLFEISRSITLRKELENAHLREELYEARQFTGIIGESAAIKEIREQIFIVSKTEATVLIQGASGTGKELVAHEVHKHSQRKNNPFIKINCAAIPHHLFESEFFGHVKGAFTGAINDRMGFFQIADGGTLFLDEIAEIPLELQGKLLRVLQEGEFRRVGEEKNRHTDIRLIAATNKDLKAAIQKQTFRDDLYYRLQVFPLTVPSLKEREEDIPLLVRHFIRIFCQKNGRNIFDVPEEQMNKLRQYDWPGNIRELQNFVERMVITGRPDQALAYLALYEPPRQEESVQEPRSSFGIHKILTEKQVRQLEKDNMLAALERTNWLIYGSRGAAALLGMKPTTLISRLKRFDLYRLRPSSISTDWPVDPSDTN